A genomic segment from Lagenorhynchus albirostris chromosome X, mLagAlb1.1, whole genome shotgun sequence encodes:
- the LOC132513506 gene encoding large ribosomal subunit protein eL31-like: MAPAKKGGEKKGQSAINEVVTREYTIIIHQRIHGVGFKKHAPRALKEIWKFAVKEVGTPDVHIDTELNKAVWAKGIRNIPYHVHVRLSRKHNEDEDSPNKLYTLVSYVLVTTFKNLQTVNVDEN, encoded by the coding sequence ATGGCTCCTGCAAAGAAGGGTGGCGAGAAGAAGGGCCAGTCCGCCATCAACGAGGTGGTGACCAGAGAATACACTATCATCATTCACCAGCGCATCCATGGAGTGGGTTTCAAGAAGCATGCCCCTCGGGCACTCAAAGAAATCTGGAAATTTGCCGTGAAGGAGGTGGGAACTCCAGATGTACACATTGACACTGAGCTCAACAAAGCTGTCTGGGCCAAAGGAATAAGGAATATCCCATACCATGTCCATGTGCGGTTGTCCAGAAAACATAATGAAGATGAAGATTCACCAAACAAGCTCTATACATTGGTTTCCTATGTACTTGTCACCACTTTCAAAAATCTACAGACAGTTAATGTGGATGAGAACTAA